The Thermococcus sp. genome has a segment encoding these proteins:
- a CDS encoding ABC transporter ATP-binding protein, with amino-acid sequence MSELLKVEHLTKIFTSGLIGGYEIRAVDDVSFEIRPGEIVSLVGESGSGKTTVGKLILRLLIPTSGRILFESEDITTFSKKRLKSDYYRKVQAVFQDPFASFNPLHIVDSAFYMVFDSYFPNLKREEREELIDSALRDVGLNPAEVRGKYPHQLSGGQLQRILIARALLLRPKLLIADEAVSMLDASTRVDILNLLGEFRDKYGTSVIFITHDLALGYYISDSTIIMYRGTIVERGDTEKVFHNPLHPYTQMLLESVPDLNVKWEFGRITPEREESVVYAMEGCRYAPRCPKAKEICFKVRPELIEVEKNHWVACHLYK; translated from the coding sequence ATGAGCGAACTCCTCAAGGTTGAGCATTTGACCAAAATCTTCACCTCCGGTTTAATCGGTGGCTATGAGATTAGAGCCGTTGATGATGTTAGCTTCGAGATAAGGCCGGGGGAGATAGTTTCCCTCGTTGGTGAGAGTGGAAGCGGTAAAACAACCGTCGGAAAGCTCATCCTCCGTCTCCTTATCCCTACCTCGGGGAGGATTCTCTTTGAGAGTGAAGACATAACGACATTCAGCAAGAAGAGACTCAAGAGTGATTACTACAGAAAGGTTCAGGCCGTCTTTCAGGATCCCTTCGCGAGCTTCAACCCGCTCCATATCGTTGACAGTGCGTTTTACATGGTCTTTGATTCGTACTTTCCCAATTTGAAAAGAGAGGAAAGGGAGGAGCTAATAGACTCCGCCCTGAGGGATGTTGGCCTTAATCCCGCGGAAGTTCGGGGGAAGTATCCTCATCAGTTGAGCGGTGGTCAGCTCCAGAGGATTCTCATTGCTAGAGCTTTGCTTTTGAGGCCAAAACTCCTTATTGCAGATGAGGCCGTTTCAATGCTCGATGCCAGTACAAGGGTTGATATTCTCAACCTTCTAGGTGAGTTCAGGGATAAATACGGAACCTCCGTTATCTTCATTACTCACGATTTAGCTCTGGGTTATTACATCAGTGATTCGACGATAATCATGTACCGTGGGACGATTGTTGAGAGGGGTGATACCGAGAAGGTCTTCCACAATCCCCTCCATCCGTACACCCAGATGCTCCTCGAGAGCGTTCCGGATTTGAACGTTAAGTGGGAGTTCGGGAGGATAACGCCTGAGAGGGAGGAGAGTGTTGTTTACGCGATGGAAGGCTGTCGTTATGCGCCGAGGTGTCCGAAAGCAAAGGAAATCTGCTTCAAGGTTCGTCCCGAGTTGATTGAGGTCGAGAAAAACCACTGGGTTGCATGCCATCTTTACAAATAA